A stretch of the Lolium perenne isolate Kyuss_39 chromosome 3, Kyuss_2.0, whole genome shotgun sequence genome encodes the following:
- the LOC127342925 gene encoding fruit bromelain, translated as MAPIPSSRRLFGAWLVLVLVAATVVVDAAAAREGARSRRGALLPSAAVRHERWMAKFGRAYTDAVEKARRRKVFAANARHVDAVNRAGNRTYTLGLNQFSDLTDDEFVEKHLGYLQHQLRPQEINNTAAAAAGVSKKGAALKDGLKKKKGAALKDGQLRYMPGSVDWRAQGAVTEIKNQGSCGSCWAFAAVAAAEGLVKITTGELISMSEQQVLDCTGGISSCSGGDINAALRYVAASGGLQPEAAYAYVGQQGACRGFGATPNSAASVGAPQWAGLYGDEGVLEQLVASQPIAVAVEATDPDFRHYRSGVYAGSPSCGQRINHAVTVVGYGADGVGQEYWVVKNQWGTRWGEAGYMRIARRSGASCGIATYAYYPTMGSY; from the exons ATGGCGCCGATTCCCAGCTCGCGCCGCCTCTTTGGCGCATGGCTTGTGCTTGTGCTCGTGGCCGCCACCGTCGTCGTCGACGCCGCCGCGGCGCGAGAGGGAGCCAGGTCACGCCGAGGCGCGCTGCTGCCTAGCGCGGCCGTCCGGCACGAGCGGTGGATGGCCAAGTTCGGGCGCGCCTACACGGACGCCGTCGAGAAGGCGCGCCGGCGGAAGGTGTTCGCGGCCAACGCGCGGCACGTCGACGCTGTGAACAGGGCGGGCAATCGGACGTACACGCTCGGGCTCAACCAGTTCtccgacctcaccgacgacgagtTCGTGGAGAAGCACCTCGGGTACCTGCAGCACCAGCTTCGTCCTCAGGAGATCAACAacacggcggcggcagcggcgggcgTGTCCAAAAAGGGTGCGGCGCTGAAGGATGGCCTTAAAAAAAAGAAGGGTGCGGCGCTGAAGGATGGCCAGCTGCGGTACATGCCTGGCAGCGTGGACTGGAGGGCACAGGGCGCGGTCACCGAGATCAAGAACCAAGGCTCCTGCG GGAGTTGCTGGGCGttcgcggcggtggcggcggcggaggggctcGTAAAGATCACCACCGGCGAACTCATCTCCATGTCGGAGCAGCAGGTGCTCGACTGCACGGGGGGCATCAGCAGCTGCAGCGGCGGCGACATCAACGCCGCGCTCCGCTACGTCGCCGCCAGCGGCGGGCTGCAGCCGGAGGCGGCCTACGCGTACGTCGGCCAGCAGGGCGCGTGCCGCGGCTTTGGCGCCACGCCGAACTCGGCCGCGTCCGTCGGCGCGCCACAGTGGGCGGGCCTGTACGGCGACGAGGGCGTGCTGGAGCAGCTCGTGGCCAGCCAGCCGATCGCCGTGGCCGTGGAGGCCACGGACCCGGACTTCCGGCACTACAGGAGCGGCGTGTACGCCGGGAGCCCGTCGTGCGGGCAGAGGATAAACCACGCCGTGACGGTGGTGGGCTACGGGGCGGACGGCGTCGGGCAGGAGTACTGGGTGGTGAAGAACCAGTGGGGGACGAGGTGGGGCGAGGCGGGCTACATGCGCATCGCTCGCCGGAGCGGCGCCAGCTGCGGCATCGCCACCTACGCATACTACCCGACCATGGGCAGCTACTAG